Within the Bacteroidota bacterium genome, the region GTTTTCTCCATTTAACTCAATGCTATATTCCCCTGGGTTCTTAAAGGTATCGACAAGTACTTTTATTTCTTTCCCAATAGAATTATAGATGCTGATGTTTGCCTCTCCTGCCAACATTATGTGATAACTTATCGTTGTTGCTCCATTGAATGGATTCGGGAAGTTTTGAAGAAGGATTCCGTACTTAGGTTCTTTCTTATGTATATCATCGATAGCCACCGGAGGTTCCGGAGTGATTTTCCGTATCCTGTTTGCATTATATTCAGAAACATAAATTACTCCCGAATCTGTAATAGCAATGCTATTAGGGCCATTAAACTGTGCAGAATCAACTGAACCGTTTGTATTGCCAGGAATACCGGTTCCAGCAAACACATCGACCTCTCCTTGAGTATTGATGATGTAAATCTTATGATGTCCGTAGCTTGGTACATATAGATTGTCATCCTTATCAAATATCAGGTATTGTATTCGTGATATTGGTGAGTTGGGAATGGAAGCAAATACAGTTACCTCACCTTCAGGCGAAACTTTGTTTATTATTCCTGAAGAGTAATTTGAAACATACAGGTATCCTTCATTATCGAAAACTAGTCCGACCGGTCCGTTAAAACCAGTGGCAAATGTAGTTACAGTCCCATCCGGAGTGATTTTTGAAACCTCATTCCCATTTGCATTTCCGTGATTCGATACATATAAGTTTCCAAAGGTATCAAAAGCCAGGTCACTTGGATTATTAAAGCCAGAAGCAAAATCACTTATGGTTCCATCAGGCTCTAATTTTTTAATGATATCAGATCCATAATTTGAAATGAATAGGTTGCCTTGTGCATCAAAAGCTAATCCGTCCGGGGCACTAAGCCCGGAAACGTGAGTTGTGACGGTTGCATCGGGTGTAATCTTTAATACAGTATTACCTGAACCATTCCCCCAGTTCGCAACATAGAGGTTTTCGTTAGTATCAAGGGTAAATCCATCAGGGCCATTTAATCCTGAACCTGTTACAAACGTACTTACTGTTTGTGAACTTAAACTGCTAATTCCTACAATGCAAAAAATCAGGATCATGGTCCTTTTTAAGATTAGTTTTACTGAAATCATTTCGTTTTTTTTCATAGAGATTCAATGTTATTAATATTCATTTTCCAATTTCATTGACAAAGATTTAAATTGTAATTGTATTCTGCAAAAGAAATCAATAGAGGTTGAAAAGGGATCAATACTCAAAGGGATTTGTTCAATACTCTATTCTTTGGATAAAAGTCCCATTAGGATGAGAGAAAGAGCCTATTTGTTGATTTTATGGATATTTCTAAAAATTATATGATAAATTTGCTTTAAAATGATCTAAGTGAAAAGGAAGCAAATAATTACAATTCATTTACTTTTTTGGTTCATTGTTTTATCAATGAACTTTTCTTCACTTATTACTTACGACCGTCCCTACTTATATGAGTGGATCATTACGCATACTTATAAAATGATCCTTGAAATTATCGATTTTTATATAGTTTATAGCTTCATTATTCCAAGGTTTTTTATTAAGAGATCTAATCGGAAATTTTTTTTAATCACATTTTTTTATCTGATTTTTTATAGTTTCATTTTTGCATTTAGCTTAAACTATCTTGAAATTATTTTACATTTAATCGACAATTATCAGCTTTTCACATCCTATTATTTAGTCGCTATTTACTCAATTTTGCTCTACTTTTTCCTGGGAGGATTTTTCAGGTTAGCCATGGATGGTTACATTAATCAGCAGCAAAAAACATTACTTGAAAAGCAAAATGTTAAGAGCGAACTATCATTGCTGAAATCTCAAATTAATCCGCATTTTCTATTTAATACATTAAATACAATACATTCTTTTGTTAAAAGAGATCCTGATAAGGCTGCACATTCAATAATAAAGCTTTCAGGTATCATGCGGTTTATTTTAAGCAATACTAATCACGAGAAAATACCCCTTGACAAGGAAATAAATTACCTTGATGATTATATTACATTGGAGACATTCAGGCTTGGCAATCCTGATTTCGTAAGTTTTATAGTAAAAGGTCATCCTGATGATATTAGTATTCCACCTATGCTACTTATCCCTTTTGTAGAAAATGCATTCAAGCATGGTGAGATAAAGACCCCTTTGCCCGGAATAAAAATTATACTGGACGTTACTAACCCTAAATTGATTAATTTCACAGTTGAGAATGTTGTATCAGCAATTGGCAATCAGAATAACGTTCAAAATCCCGGAGGAATAGGTCTGGAAAATGTAATGAGAAGGTTGCAATTAATTTATCCTGATAAATACCATTTGACGATAACTAATAAAGACAAGCAATTTATTGTTCATTTAAGCATCAACCTGTTATGATAGAAATAAGCTGTATAGTAATAGATGATGAACCCCCTTCAATTTTACAGATTGAAGAATATATTTCAAATGTACCTTATCTAAATTGGAAGCATTCTTTTGATAATGCGATTGATGCCTTAAATTACCTTAAAGAAAACACAATAGACCTTATATTTCTTGATATTCAAATGAAAAAGCTGACAGGAATTCAGTTTTTAAAGGTATTGAAATCAAAACCAAAAGTAATATTAACAACCGCTTATGACGATTATGCTTTAGAAGCCTTTGATCTTGAAGTATCTGATTACTTGTTAAAGCCCATTTCGTTTGAACGGTTCATTGAGGGTACCGAAAAAGTATATAAATCCTTTCTCATGGAACAAAAATCAGATAAGGAAGCTAATAAATTGGATTTAAAAGATGACCGGAACTATTTTTTTGTAAAAACCGGTTTTGTTGTTGAACGTGTTGATTTTAACAATATTCTTTATATAAAAGGGGAAAGAGAATACCTTTCGATACGTACTACTAAAAAGAGCATTCTTACATTAAAAAGTTTCAATGACATTCTTGAATATTTACCTTCATATAATTTTGTTAGAATTCATAATACTTATGTTGTTGCAATAAATAAAATAACCAGTATCGAAAGAAATCACGTACAGATTGGAGACGAAATAATTCCAATTGGCCCAAAATATAAAGATGATTTCTTTTCCTTGCTGAAAAATAGAAAATTGCTATAAAATAATCTCAGTTTCATAGAATTTGTAATTCAAAATGTCACAAATCTTCCAGAAAGTATTAAGAAAAATTAAAATGTTTTGGTTATGTTCTAAATAATATTCGCATTTGACCTTATTAAACAAAAATCATTCCAGGCACTGAAGGAAATTTCAGCAATTCTAATTGCGGTAATTATAGGCAATGACGATTTTTCGATCTTGTCTTTCAAAGCATACAATTAATAATAAATCGAAGAATTCAAAAGAAAGACAAATTGACTACTGATTTTAATAACGAAATGCAAAAAACGCTGAGTCTTATTTCACCAAATGAATCGAATAATATGATAAGACACCTTGAAACATTGGGGCATGATAAGAGATGGTTGTTGCTTGGCGAACTAAATAAGGAGATTATTAAATTAATGAGAGAAGAATTAGGCAGTAAATAAACAAGCCCAGCACCTAACAATTAAGCGTTCTGGCTGTGCGCAGCACAAAGCCTGAACGTCCCGACTTGTCGGGATTGAACGACCTGTCCCGCCTTGGCGGGAAACCGGGGGATCAATAATTATGGGGATTGATATGAAATTGGTGGGTGTTAAAGTAATATTTTCAAGACTGCAGGTAATATTATTGTGGTTCTATTTTTCATCATAATAGTTATTGTGTTTCAAAATTTAAGTACGGCATGATTTTGTTGATTATATCTTTATCAGGTTTGGAGGTATTCAATAGATCCACTCTGGAGATATGCCCCCCCAACCTGTCTTTTAATCTGAATATAGCTTTAACATCTTCATAATCAAGATATGGGTGTTTAAGCAATTCTTTAAAAACGACTGTATTTATATTTATTTTCCTGATCATGGATGTATCAAGTCTTATCTGTTCGGCGATACCCGGGAAATTTGTGCTGTCAATACCGTACACTTCCATGAGCTGTCTTTTGTTGTAAAATCCACCCAGCATTTCCCTGTATCGTATAATCCGTTTTGCAAATACGCCCCCGATGCCACGGATCTTTGTCAATCCTGCACTGTCGGCCGCATTGATTTCAATGCATACTTTTTCATAGGTTTTATTACCCTGTTTTTCAGGATAAACCCTCTTACTCTGAAATTTTATACTTTTCAGGCTGTCCAGGGAATCCTGCACCAGGATGAACCTTGCAACATCCTGCTCAAAACCGGAAATATCAAAGTCTTTCACAGGTGCAAAAACGGGAATCAACAGGTTATATGTAATTATCCCGGCTGTTATAACTACTAAAACTAAAATCCCGCGTTGCTCCCGCCGGGAAAACGTGAAATAGTCCTTAATAATGCTCGACATGGTGAAATGTATTAGGATTCAGGCGATAAGAATAAGGCTGCAAGCGGCAAGCGTCAGGGTGCAGGCTTCAGGCTTCAGGTTGCAGGTTGCAGGTTGCAGTGCCCTGTACCCTTTAGCCTGTAACTTGTAGCCTGTAACCTGTAACCTGAAACCTGAAACTTGTATCCTTCCCCTTGCAGCTTGTTTTCCTGATTATTAGTTCCGGAATTCCTGAAATGTCCCCTTTTTTCTTACCCCAAAATTCCAAGTTGGTATAAAAACACCATGGCAATGGCGATAGGGGCGAGGATGCGGACGAGGATCATAAACAATCCGAAGACCTGTGCTTTCAGTGTTCCGTGGTTGGAAATTTCGTCTCTGACATTCTTTTTGCCAAGGAACCACCCGACGAAGATCACGATAAAAAACCCGCCGATGGGTAGTAGAAGATTGATGGAGGCATATTCCATAACCCCAAAAAGGTTTGTGCCGAAAAGGAAAGGGCTGTCAAGCGGCCCTTGTGACAGGGTACAGAAAACGCCAAGGATTGTGATGAGCAATGCCGCGATTATGGTAGATTGTTTCCGGCTAAGGTTTAGCTCTTCCGACAGGAATGCCACGACTACCTCAAGCATAGAGATCGTTGATGTGAGTGCCGCGATGATCAGCAGCAGAAAGAATAATAGTGACCACACGTATCCTCCTGCCATTTGTTCGAAGATCCCGGGTAAGGTGATGAAAACCAGGGCAGGTCCTTCGGCGGGGTTGATGTTAAAGGCAAATACGGCCGGGAAAATGGCGATCCCCGCCAGTATGGAGATCAAGGTGTCTGCTGCAGTAACAGAAATAGCTGTGTTTGAAAGATTGTCTTTTTTGCTGATGTATGATCCATAGGTGATTAGGGTACCCATGCCGATGCTCAGGGAGAAAAATGCCTGTCCCAATGCTTCCAGGATGGCTGAAGAAGTTATTTTCGAAAAATCGGGTTTGAACAGGAAGCGCAAGCCGTCCCCTGCGCCCTCCAGGGTGACCGACCGAATACAGATGGCGATGATGATCAGCAAAAGCAAGGGCATCAATATCTTTGCATATTTTTCTATTCCATTCCTGACACCGCGATAGATGATCCATGCCGTGAGAAACATAAAAATTACCTGCCACATTACCGGCCAAAGCCCGCCAGCCTGGAAGTCACTGAACATCGTGCTTAGCTCTGCAGGACTTTTCCCGCTGAATCCATTGGTGATGGACCTGTACAGATATTCAAGAGTCCATCCTGCAATGGTGCTGTAAAAAGCCAGGATTAAAAATGCCCCGGCTATCCCCATCAAACCCACAAGGTACCATGGCTGGCCTTTTTTCAGTATCTGGAAGGCACCGTATGGGTTTCTCTGAGCCCGCCGACCAATGACAAATTCTGAAAGCATTAACGGGATTCCAATAAATATGATCAAACCGAGGTAAACCATTAAAAAAGCAGCGCCCCCGTTTTCACCGGTAATATAAGGGAAACGCCAGATATTGCCCAAACCAATGGCCGATCCGGCCGCTGCTGCGATTACTCCGATCTTTGAACCGAAACTGTCTCTCTTGGAAAAGTCGAATTTTGTCATAAATGAAAAGGTATTATGGGATCAAATATGGATACAATTATAGGAAAAAATTGTATACAGGATGCCGGTTTTGCCGGACTATATTGTAAACCGGAAGCGGGAAGGGAAAAAATGAATAATGTTTAACATTATCTGATTTGTTACTGATTTAGAATATTTGATATTAGATTTTGAAAAATATAATTCAAACAATCCAAGCCTATCAATATATCAAAAATCCCAAATCAACAATCCCAAACAAATCGTTAATCTGTTAATGGTTAATCTTCACCAGCTTCCTGGTTACAACCTCGGAATCTGCCTGAAGCCTGAGTATGTATATTCCGTCCGGCAACGAACTCACGTCTAACTCCATCTCATGCACGCCAGCCGGCATCACCTCATTCACCAATCGCCTGATCCACAATCCCGAAATCGAATACAAATCACAAATCGTTAACCGGTAATCGTTAACCGTAAATCTCAGGAACGCAGTTCCTGAGCATGGATTCGGATAACATAAAATACCAAGGTTAAAACTATGATCTCCAAACTCATCCAGACCTACAATCTGGCTATAGTCTGCGTGTAGAATTGTACCTTCATCTCCAACAACCCAACCATGGCCATTTTCAGTAAAATAAACACTCTTCAAATGATAGCTCGTGTTGCTCGTATCGGATTCCCACGTATTTCCGCCGTCTGTTGTAGAAATTATTGAACCATTTTCACCAACAGCCCAGCCATTGAACGAATCAATGAAATAAACAGAATATAATCCATTATTACCTGTGCTATAGTATGATGTATCCCAGCTATTTCCACCATTTGTTGTTTTTAGTATTATATCATTCCACAGTCCTCCGACGCACCAGCCATTCAGCGAGTCTGTGAAATAAATATCGCATAACTCATAACCGTGGCGGTCCGCATAATAGAATTGATACTCCCAGGTGTTTCCGCCATCACTGGTGTGTATTATGTAACCATAAATATAACCGGTGCTACCATTACTATGGCCTCCTGATACCCATCCATTCAGTGAATCGGTAAACCAGACACATCGTGCAATCCCGAAACCAGATGGCACATTTTGACTTTCCCAGGTTTCGCCTCCATCTGCAGTGTGCTTTATTCCGTATCCTACTGCCCATCCACAGAGTGTATCAGTAAAGAAAACTCCATTTGATGGAAAATCTTCAAAATTCATATCTTTCCAATTGTTTCCACCATTTAAAGTACGAAATAAACTTCCTTGACCATACCCATCATACTGACTGCCAACAACCCATCCGTGATTTGGATCGGTAAAAAAAACATCATTCAGATAATAGTCCGTGTTAATTGTTTGCTCTTCCCAGTTTTCCCCTGCATCATCAGTATGCAGGATGGCTCCGTTGCTACCCGTTACCCAACCGTTCAGGGTATCAGCGAAATAAATACTTGCAAGGTTTTCAGTTGTCCCGCTGGCTTGTAGATACCACTGAGCGGTTAAAACAAAAGGGATTATTAAACAAAGAATAAGTACAGTAAGTGTTTTCATGATGACCTCTTTCTTCCCTCTCTGCACACTCCCCCGGTCACATTGAGTTTATTGAAGTGATGGGGGAGAGTATGAGGGGCTGCTATTTACAGTTTAATAAATTTCTTAGTCACAACTTTTTCCCCAACTTGCAACCGGCAGAAATAAAGTCCTTCGGTCAGGTAATCCAGATTACCATTAATGGAATGAAAACCGGGGGCTAACGTTTCATTTACCATAAATTCCAATTTCTGTCCTACGATATCAAAAATCTGGATGGAAACTTGTTCCTCAGATTGCAGATTGAAACTTACTTTAATATTAGAAGTAACCGGATTGGGAATAATCATAAAATCAAAATCAAAGGCATTTTCTGGTATTCCTGTATTAATATCATACCAGGCCTCCCATCCCTGGGCACGAATGCTATTGTTAGTTAAGAACGCCAGTTTCATTTTTCCACTTGGAGAAGTAACCGGTCCAGGGGGATCTTCATAGTACCCGCTGATCTCAGCAATCAGTTCCGCCGAAACGCCGTCATAAATTTTTACTACATCATTTATTTCCTCTGTATCAAAATAATTAAAATGCAGTGTAAGCGGATCTGTTACTCCAGGATCAATCATCCAGGTACAAGTCTTTGAGTTGTGATAGAAAAATGAACCACTGCCATCATCAAATGTGGCAGCCTGTCCTGTTAATTGTGTCATCCCGCTGCACCATACCGGTCGGGTGGTTTTATAATTCAGGTAAAATCCGGGTGCTGTGTTCGATCCATCGGTTATAAATTCAACAAAAACTTTATTTCCTGTAGATTCAATATCATTCGGAATTGTATTGCCGCTTAATTCGGCCAAAAGGGGAGCAGAGTTGTCTTCTCCATCGTAAATATAAAGCCTGTCACCATCGTTGAACAAATCCAATCGTTTCACTATAATTTCAATATTGGTAACAGAATCTTGTTCATTCTGCGGATCAATTAACCACGAAACCTGGGTGTTGTTGAGGTAGTTATGGATTGGCCCGCTTCCATCAGAAATGCTTCCCTCAAGAGCGCCCAATGTATCGGCTCCTGTTTCATATAGCGGATAATTAAATTGCAAGGTATCGGGACAAAGTGTAGATCTGATATCTTGATGGTAATTGAAACCCTGGATGTTGTCGATGGTATAATAGCCGTTACTTATACCGCCCCAGCCAAAATTAAAATGAAATAATTCCTCATCCAGGTAACCATCGCACACAAATGCATGCCCGGGCGAGTATTCGTAATTACCACCATAATAAATTGGACATGCATCATCTATCATTTCTACCAGTAAGGCTTTCCATTGTTCATCAGGCATGCTGTCACGATAAAGCCAGATATATGGAAGGAATTTAAAGTGGTATGCGGTTGAATCATATTCAGGGATTAGCATACTCGAATCGGGGGCTGAACCGTACGGTGAGAAATCCATGTGAAAATTTACTGCAACATGATACATATATTCTGCGACGGCTGTATTTACAACTGGCAGTTTATCAACCATTTCGTTATAGCGGTACCATGTATTTTCGAAATCAGCAGATTGCACCCCATACTCAGGGTAGGTTTTTGGGAGATAGGAAGTGTATCCCCGGCCATGATCGGGCCATCTCCAGTAGTATGCTATTTGACTTACAGCAGTCGCCACACAACCTGTTAAAGCATGGCCACCCGGACCGGCGGGATCTTCAGGGCAATAATAATTTTCAGGAAAGCCCTGATCCCACTCAGTGGTCAGCAAGGGCTCAACTTCTTTGCCGCCGGCAGTAATCTTCATGGAGCCAAAATTTTCATTCAGGTAATGTGTCCATTTGTCAATAATCCTCTTCTCAGGACTCATTTGTTTTTCCCTGGCATACCTTACCTGCTCTTCATATTGTTGAAACCACCATCTTACATTGGGGGGCTGGTTTTCGGCAACAAAATTGTGCTTAAAGGAATATCCCAAAACAGGAGCCAGGCAGTCATCGGCAGGAACAATAATAAAGCCGGCATTATTTACCTGAAGAACATAATAAAAGTTTTGAATTCCATCAGATTGCACATGGATAGGCCGTATGCTTAACTGATCATACACAACCACCCCTTCGAACCGGTTGTATTTCTCATAATAGAAATTCAGAGCCACTTTTTTGGCTTGTTGAAGTGTTACATTTCCGGCAAAGAGACTAATACTGAAAATGAAACAGATACCGGTAAATAGATTTTTTGTTTTCATAAGACTTCAGTTTTTGCCCCCTCCCTTTCTCCCTTCCTCACTCTTCTAAAAGATAAGTGTGACAGGGGGAGGGATGGATGAGGCGGGGTGTTTAAAGTTTTATAATTTTTCTCGTTTGAATTCTTTCATTGGTTTTTAATGTACAGAAATAAATTCCTGCGGGCAATGCGGTTGTATTGCATTCTATTCTTTGTTCTCCTTTCGGCTGGTATTCATTTACAAGAGTTCTGAAAGATCGCCCGCTTAAGTCGAGGATTTTTAAAGTAACAGGTGAATTTTGATGTAATGTGTATTCTATTATGCTACCTGATTCAAGTGGATTCGGGGAAATTGTAAATTTTTCTTTAAAATTTAATTCCTCAACTGAAGTTATTGAATCACATGCTGTCTGCACCTCTATCATACTATTGCATCCAGGGGCATTATCATGAATTTCAATTTCCCCACCTGGATTAGCTAAATATTCACAAACACTTTCCACTTCACAGGTTGACAAAGTAACATTGTTGGCAATGAATAAACCACTAATTGATTCGGCATTAACATTATCCAGGCCTGATAAACTAGTCAATACTGGATTGCCCACTATTCCAAGACCACCCCCAATAGTAGTCAAATTAGAAAGCCCCATTAAACTGGACAGGGTTTGATTGCCTCCACCACCTTCAATAAACCCAGTTCCGATTGTTAGCCCTCCACCAATTGAAGACAGGTTATCAAGTCCTGATAAATCGGGAAGGGCATTGTTGTCCATGATATTAAGGTCACCCCCAATAGAAGTTATACCTTCCAAACCTGATAGACTAGTCAGGGATGGATTGCCAGCATGGAATGCTCCTCCATAAAAATACCAAGCATAAAATCCAATTTTCAGGTCACCTTCAATAGAAACCAGGCTTTCCAATCCTGTTAAACTTGTCAAAGCATCATTACAATAAATCTCAAGGCTTCCCCCTATGTAAACCAGATTCTCCAAACCTGTTAAGCTGAGCAAAGACGAGTTACCAGTACAATACAAACTCATGTATGAATGATAATATCCAATTATTAAATCTCCCTGAACAGAAGTCAGGTTTTCAAGTCCGGTCAGACTTGTCAGGACTGATGTACCCTCAATTATAAGATTTCC harbors:
- a CDS encoding T9SS type A sorting domain-containing protein is translated as MKKNEMISVKLILKRTMILIFCIVGISSLSSQTVSTFVTGSGLNGPDGFTLDTNENLYVANWGNGSGNTVLKITPDATVTTHVSGLSAPDGLAFDAQGNLFISNYGSDIIKKLEPDGTISDFASGFNNPSDLAFDTFGNLYVSNHGNANGNEVSKITPDGTVTTFATGFNGPVGLVFDNEGYLYVSNYSSGIINKVSPEGEVTVFASIPNSPISRIQYLIFDKDDNLYVPSYGHHKIYIINTQGEVDVFAGTGIPGNTNGSVDSAQFNGPNSIAITDSGVIYVSEYNANRIRKITPEPPVAIDDIHKKEPKYGILLQNFPNPFNGATTISYHIMLAGEANISIYNSIGKEIKVLVDTFKNPGEYSIELNGENFDPGIYYCKMNVNHRLIDSKKLVIIR
- a CDS encoding histidine kinase, encoding MDGYINQQQKTLLEKQNVKSELSLLKSQINPHFLFNTLNTIHSFVKRDPDKAAHSIIKLSGIMRFILSNTNHEKIPLDKEINYLDDYITLETFRLGNPDFVSFIVKGHPDDISIPPMLLIPFVENAFKHGEIKTPLPGIKIILDVTNPKLINFTVENVVSAIGNQNNVQNPGGIGLENVMRRLQLIYPDKYHLTITNKDKQFIVHLSINLL
- a CDS encoding LytTR family DNA-binding domain-containing protein, coding for MIEISCIVIDDEPPSILQIEEYISNVPYLNWKHSFDNAIDALNYLKENTIDLIFLDIQMKKLTGIQFLKVLKSKPKVILTTAYDDYALEAFDLEVSDYLLKPISFERFIEGTEKVYKSFLMEQKSDKEANKLDLKDDRNYFFVKTGFVVERVDFNNILYIKGEREYLSIRTTKKSILTLKSFNDILEYLPSYNFVRIHNTYVVAINKITSIERNHVQIGDEIIPIGPKYKDDFFSLLKNRKLL
- a CDS encoding helix-hairpin-helix domain-containing protein yields the protein MSSIIKDYFTFSRREQRGILVLVVITAGIITYNLLIPVFAPVKDFDISGFEQDVARFILVQDSLDSLKSIKFQSKRVYPEKQGNKTYEKVCIEINAADSAGLTKIRGIGGVFAKRIIRYREMLGGFYNKRQLMEVYGIDSTNFPGIAEQIRLDTSMIRKININTVVFKELLKHPYLDYEDVKAIFRLKDRLGGHISRVDLLNTSKPDKDIINKIMPYLNFETQ
- a CDS encoding sodium-dependent transporter — protein: MTKFDFSKRDSFGSKIGVIAAAAGSAIGLGNIWRFPYITGENGGAAFLMVYLGLIIFIGIPLMLSEFVIGRRAQRNPYGAFQILKKGQPWYLVGLMGIAGAFLILAFYSTIAGWTLEYLYRSITNGFSGKSPAELSTMFSDFQAGGLWPVMWQVIFMFLTAWIIYRGVRNGIEKYAKILMPLLLLIIIAICIRSVTLEGAGDGLRFLFKPDFSKITSSAILEALGQAFFSLSIGMGTLITYGSYISKKDNLSNTAISVTAADTLISILAGIAIFPAVFAFNINPAEGPALVFITLPGIFEQMAGGYVWSLLFFLLLIIAALTSTISMLEVVVAFLSEELNLSRKQSTIIAALLITILGVFCTLSQGPLDSPFLFGTNLFGVMEYASINLLLPIGGFFIVIFVGWFLGKKNVRDEISNHGTLKAQVFGLFMILVRILAPIAIAMVFLYQLGILG
- a CDS encoding T9SS type A sorting domain-containing protein; translated protein: MKTLTVLILCLIIPFVLTAQWYLQASGTTENLASIYFADTLNGWVTGSNGAILHTDDAGENWEEQTINTDYYLNDVFFTDPNHGWVVGSQYDGYGQGSLFRTLNGGNNWKDMNFEDFPSNGVFFTDTLCGWAVGYGIKHTADGGETWESQNVPSGFGIARCVWFTDSLNGWVSGGHSNGSTGYIYGYIIHTSDGGNTWEYQFYYADRHGYELCDIYFTDSLNGWCVGGLWNDIILKTTNGGNSWDTSYYSTGNNGLYSVYFIDSFNGWAVGENGSIISTTDGGNTWESDTSNTSYHLKSVYFTENGHGWVVGDEGTILHADYSQIVGLDEFGDHSFNLGILCYPNPCSGTAFLRFTVNDYRLTICDLYSISGLWIRRLVNEVMPAGVHEMELDVSSLPDGIYILRLQADSEVVTRKLVKINH
- a CDS encoding C10 family peptidase; amino-acid sequence: MKTKNLFTGICFIFSISLFAGNVTLQQAKKVALNFYYEKYNRFEGVVVYDQLSIRPIHVQSDGIQNFYYVLQVNNAGFIIVPADDCLAPVLGYSFKHNFVAENQPPNVRWWFQQYEEQVRYAREKQMSPEKRIIDKWTHYLNENFGSMKITAGGKEVEPLLTTEWDQGFPENYYCPEDPAGPGGHALTGCVATAVSQIAYYWRWPDHGRGYTSYLPKTYPEYGVQSADFENTWYRYNEMVDKLPVVNTAVAEYMYHVAVNFHMDFSPYGSAPDSSMLIPEYDSTAYHFKFLPYIWLYRDSMPDEQWKALLVEMIDDACPIYYGGNYEYSPGHAFVCDGYLDEELFHFNFGWGGISNGYYTIDNIQGFNYHQDIRSTLCPDTLQFNYPLYETGADTLGALEGSISDGSGPIHNYLNNTQVSWLIDPQNEQDSVTNIEIIVKRLDLFNDGDRLYIYDGEDNSAPLLAELSGNTIPNDIESTGNKVFVEFITDGSNTAPGFYLNYKTTRPVWCSGMTQLTGQAATFDDGSGSFFYHNSKTCTWMIDPGVTDPLTLHFNYFDTEEINDVVKIYDGVSAELIAEISGYYEDPPGPVTSPSGKMKLAFLTNNSIRAQGWEAWYDINTGIPENAFDFDFMIIPNPVTSNIKVSFNLQSEEQVSIQIFDIVGQKLEFMVNETLAPGFHSINGNLDYLTEGLYFCRLQVGEKVVTKKFIKL
- a CDS encoding T9SS type A sorting domain-containing protein encodes the protein MNNITLLILTLLFTQIKAISQPCLPEGITFNTQAQIDNFQTNHPNCTEIEGNVEINGNDITNLNGLNVLTSIGGDIEISGNYILTNLMGLENLTSIGGSFTIGVRGYSSQGNPALSSLIGLDNLTSIGGNLIIEGTSVLTSLTGLENLTSVQGDLIIGYYHSYMSLYCTGNSSLLSLTGLENLVYIGGSLEIYCNDALTSLTGLESLVSIEGDLKIGFYAWYFYGGAFHAGNPSLTSLSGLEGITSIGGDLNIMDNNALPDLSGLDNLSSIGGGLTIGTGFIEGGGGNQTLSSLMGLSNLTTIGGGLGIVGNPVLTSLSGLDNVNAESISGLFIANNVTLSTCEVESVCEYLANPGGEIEIHDNAPGCNSMIEVQTACDSITSVEELNFKEKFTISPNPLESGSIIEYTLHQNSPVTLKILDLSGRSFRTLVNEYQPKGEQRIECNTTALPAGIYFCTLKTNERIQTRKIIKL